A genomic region of Catalinimonas niigatensis contains the following coding sequences:
- a CDS encoding aspartyl protease family protein, translated as MKKTKARLYFLLFLLGILASGNPLSAKGTLASVPFELYGEHIFIRLSINGSEPLNFIFDTGAASTVISQQKASRIKLSSDGFTSVRTNKGPALAYYSKYNKLRVGELSVDNIRISQLTLDHLDKALERRVDGIIGHDLLKRFVIMVNYDKFALDIYDPVDFQPPQNFTAHQVELISGRPYIHAALTLANGEVLKGKLQIDNGSGSSITVYSPFVDAHKLFTKVGRTELIYTMSFAGLIDKNYAGRLTGLDVGNYQMTNVPIRLNRSEYQKRAFKDGVGHIGNGLLKRFNIAFDYTNGITYWYPNNSFVEEFKDAYSGLVVKSDQKKDRIFIKYVFDNSPASVAGLAKDDEIVMINNIKTEGRSSYEVSGLLNQTARNIEIVVKRNNELKKLSLQPKTL; from the coding sequence ATGAAAAAAACCAAAGCCAGATTATACTTCTTACTTTTCTTATTAGGTATACTAGCTTCAGGCAATCCTCTGTCAGCAAAAGGTACATTAGCCTCTGTTCCCTTTGAATTATACGGTGAGCATATTTTTATCAGACTTAGCATCAACGGTTCAGAGCCCCTTAATTTTATATTTGATACCGGGGCTGCCTCCACGGTGATTAGTCAACAAAAAGCTAGTCGTATCAAGCTTTCCAGCGATGGATTTACCTCAGTAAGAACCAATAAAGGTCCAGCTTTGGCTTATTATTCAAAATACAACAAGCTGAGGGTGGGTGAATTATCGGTAGATAATATCCGTATTTCTCAACTTACATTGGATCATCTGGATAAGGCTTTAGAAAGAAGAGTAGATGGAATCATTGGACACGATTTACTCAAACGATTCGTGATAATGGTCAATTATGATAAGTTTGCTTTAGATATATACGATCCTGTTGATTTTCAACCTCCTCAAAATTTCACAGCCCATCAGGTAGAATTAATTTCCGGAAGACCCTACATTCATGCTGCACTTACACTTGCCAATGGAGAGGTTCTTAAAGGAAAATTGCAAATAGATAATGGTTCAGGCTCATCTATTACTGTTTATTCTCCTTTTGTAGACGCACATAAGCTTTTTACCAAGGTAGGGCGTACAGAACTGATTTACACCATGAGTTTTGCCGGACTTATCGACAAAAACTACGCCGGTAGATTAACAGGTTTGGATGTTGGTAATTACCAAATGACCAATGTACCTATTCGCCTTAATCGTTCGGAATATCAAAAACGGGCTTTCAAAGATGGGGTAGGACACATAGGAAATGGCTTACTTAAGCGATTTAATATTGCTTTTGATTATACTAACGGCATCACTTACTGGTATCCAAATAATTCTTTTGTGGAAGAATTCAAAGATGCATACTCCGGACTCGTTGTTAAATCTGATCAGAAAAAAGACCGTATCTTCATCAAATATGTCTTTGACAATTCTCCTGCTTCTGTTGCCGGCCTTGCTAAAGATGATGAGATTGTAATGATCAATAATATAAAAACAGAAGGCCGCTCCTCTTATGAAGTCAGCGGCCTTCTGAATCAGACTGCCCGTAATATTGAAATTGTGGTCAAGAGAAATAACGAACTTAAGAAGTTGAGCTTGCAACCCAAAACGCTTTAG
- a CDS encoding transglutaminase domain-containing protein, producing the protein MKKLKLLSFLLLLAQVVLANPPSEYSEIDMHARSTPAKYAKNVQELARYLVKPAKNDFEKVRSFYVWMAENIAYDVNLFRTYRPGSSLTITAEDVLKKRKAVCQGYADLFTALSQEVGIKSQLVAGYSKGFGNQNRKDFSTADHAWNAVYLDGKWYLLDATWGAGGLNDKMQYVSKFNEQYFLSDPKIFIKDHMPLQPMWQLLDCPISMQAFTGGDAAIAQELAANKKCENYNQQILAIEKLDGADQELKLAEEAYLFNSANHVVMARAYMNYAHHIMSNVKRELKSREEIQEVVGSQEEALQYLKKAYGLLQKVKDGSADVEKDFVSKNIKHSEDNLKAMKAALKG; encoded by the coding sequence ATGAAAAAGTTAAAGTTGCTAAGCTTTTTGCTTTTACTAGCTCAAGTAGTATTAGCAAATCCCCCCTCTGAATACTCGGAGATAGATATGCATGCCAGAAGCACTCCGGCAAAATATGCAAAGAATGTACAGGAACTGGCTCGGTATTTAGTCAAACCGGCAAAAAATGACTTTGAGAAGGTCAGAAGTTTTTATGTGTGGATGGCTGAAAATATCGCCTATGATGTAAATCTGTTCCGGACTTATCGTCCAGGATCTTCATTGACGATTACTGCAGAAGATGTTTTAAAAAAGAGAAAAGCTGTTTGCCAGGGGTATGCTGATTTGTTCACGGCTCTCTCTCAGGAAGTAGGAATTAAAAGTCAGCTGGTAGCCGGATATAGTAAAGGCTTTGGCAACCAGAACCGCAAGGATTTTAGTACTGCAGATCATGCCTGGAATGCTGTGTATCTTGATGGAAAGTGGTATCTGTTGGATGCTACCTGGGGCGCTGGTGGTTTGAATGATAAGATGCAGTATGTATCCAAATTCAATGAACAATATTTTCTTAGTGATCCTAAAATCTTTATTAAGGACCATATGCCCCTGCAACCTATGTGGCAGTTGCTGGATTGTCCGATAAGTATGCAGGCTTTTACAGGGGGTGATGCAGCGATAGCACAGGAGCTGGCTGCCAATAAAAAATGTGAGAATTACAATCAACAAATTTTAGCCATAGAAAAGCTGGATGGAGCAGATCAGGAGCTCAAACTGGCGGAAGAAGCATATTTGTTTAACTCTGCCAATCATGTGGTGATGGCGCGTGCTTATATGAACTATGCGCATCACATCATGAGTAATGTGAAAAGAGAACTAAAGTCGCGTGAAGAAATTCAGGAAGTTGTTGGCTCGCAAGAAGAAGCCCTACAGTATCTGAAAAAAGCTTATGGATTGCTACAAAAGGTAAAAGATGGCAGTGCTGATGTAGAAAAAGATTTTGTAAGTAAAAATATTAAGCATAGCGAAGATAATCTGAAAGCTATGAAGGCGGCATTGAAAGGCTGA
- the ettA gene encoding energy-dependent translational throttle protein EttA: protein MSNEKIIFSMSGVNKIYPPQKQVLKNIYLSFFYGAKIGVIGLNGSGKSTLLRIIAGTEKSYQGEVVFSPGYSVGMLEQEPKLDLDKTVKEVVEEGVQEIVDLLKEFEKVNEQFADPAVMEDPDGMQKLIDKQGKIQEELDRVNAWELDTRLERAMDALRTPPSDAKVGTLSGGEKRRVALCRLLLQEPDVLLLDEPTNHLDAESVLWLEQHLQQYKGTVIAVTHDRYFLDNVAGWILELDRGEGIPWKGNYSSWLEQKQKRLSEEEKTESKRQKTLQRELDWIRMTPKGRQAKGKARLNAYDSLFGEEAKERESKLELFIPPGPRLGNKVLEAEHVSKAFGDKLLYEDLTFNLPQAGIVGIIGPNGAGKTTLFNLITGKDKPDGGKIDLGPTVELAYVDQEHDVLNPEKSVWETISDGNELIDLGGKQVNSRAYVSKFNFNGADQEKKVGKLSGGERNRVHLAMILKKGANLLLLDEPTNDLDVNTLRALEEALESFAGCAVIITHDRWFLDRVATHILAFEGDSQVYWYEGNFTDYEENRKKRLGDTEPKRIKYKKIA from the coding sequence ATGAGTAATGAAAAAATTATTTTTTCCATGTCAGGGGTCAATAAAATTTATCCTCCCCAGAAACAGGTACTGAAAAATATATATTTATCCTTTTTTTATGGTGCAAAGATCGGAGTGATTGGCCTTAATGGCTCTGGAAAGTCTACTTTGCTAAGAATTATTGCCGGTACAGAAAAGAGTTATCAGGGGGAAGTTGTATTCTCTCCAGGTTATTCGGTAGGTATGCTGGAGCAGGAGCCTAAGCTTGACCTTGATAAAACGGTCAAGGAGGTAGTGGAAGAAGGTGTGCAGGAAATTGTAGACCTGCTTAAAGAATTTGAGAAAGTAAATGAGCAATTTGCTGACCCTGCGGTAATGGAAGATCCTGATGGTATGCAAAAACTGATAGATAAACAGGGTAAAATTCAGGAAGAACTGGATAGAGTAAATGCGTGGGAGCTGGATACTAGACTAGAAAGGGCAATGGACGCACTTCGCACGCCACCTTCTGATGCTAAAGTGGGTACTTTATCGGGTGGGGAGAAAAGAAGAGTAGCCTTGTGCCGTCTGTTACTCCAGGAGCCGGATGTTTTACTATTAGATGAACCTACCAACCACTTGGACGCAGAGTCGGTACTCTGGCTAGAACAACACCTTCAGCAATATAAGGGTACCGTGATTGCCGTTACTCACGACCGTTATTTTCTGGATAATGTAGCCGGTTGGATACTGGAACTGGATAGAGGAGAGGGTATCCCCTGGAAAGGTAACTATTCCAGTTGGCTGGAGCAGAAGCAAAAAAGGTTGTCTGAAGAAGAAAAGACAGAATCCAAAAGACAAAAAACTTTACAGCGTGAACTGGATTGGATCCGTATGACTCCCAAGGGCAGACAGGCCAAGGGCAAAGCCCGTCTGAATGCTTATGACAGCCTTTTTGGTGAAGAAGCCAAAGAACGGGAATCCAAACTTGAGCTGTTTATTCCACCCGGACCCCGGCTGGGAAACAAGGTGTTGGAAGCAGAACATGTCTCTAAAGCCTTTGGTGACAAGCTTCTTTATGAAGATCTTACGTTTAATTTGCCCCAGGCAGGCATCGTAGGCATTATTGGTCCTAATGGGGCGGGTAAGACCACCTTGTTCAACCTCATTACCGGCAAAGATAAGCCTGATGGTGGTAAGATTGATCTGGGCCCTACAGTAGAGCTAGCTTACGTAGACCAGGAGCACGATGTACTAAACCCTGAGAAAAGTGTATGGGAAACCATCTCAGATGGTAATGAGCTCATAGATCTGGGAGGTAAACAAGTCAATTCCCGGGCATATGTCAGCAAGTTTAATTTTAATGGCGCCGATCAGGAGAAAAAGGTAGGTAAGCTATCTGGTGGTGAGCGCAACCGCGTACATCTGGCTATGATACTGAAAAAAGGTGCCAATTTGCTCTTACTGGATGAGCCTACCAACGATCTGGATGTCAATACGCTACGTGCATTAGAAGAGGCGCTGGAAAGCTTTGCAGGATGCGCAGTGATCATTACCCACGACCGTTGGTTTCTGGACAGGGTAGCTACGCATATTCTGGCCTTTGAAGGAGACTCTCAGGTGTATTGGTATGAGGGTAATTTCACAGACTATGAAGAAAACCGAAAGAAGAGATTAGGAGATACAGAACCTAAACGAATTAAATACAAGAAGATAGCCTGA
- a CDS encoding DUF349 domain-containing protein, which produces MEPNNPYGFIKDGKIYRNAFLEYPEREIGEVRESEESTIKYFEDRFAMAENKVNTLAKSVEESDNKGSYLMKLVHMRVQLANFDALGDYMVLYKKLDELEEMLREIIFNNRIKNLEIKKALIAEAEVFENSTDWQEAADQLKEIKNKWIRTGAVDKEHEEEIEGRFTQVLDTFFQRRNQFFEDRKKLFGVRIQKYYDIIYELRGLQRSDDRQAAISRVKELQNTWRDIGKIPPKLYGKLFKDFKYLTGKFFKPQNRFSSGGSSGGYRSSQGSGGYRSSSPSQSGSSRPYGSSRPSGSSYPPRRRPDENPYASEYNVSEMLERKKELLSQANQLSDKEGEDVVEDVKRLRFLWKRTGKLPRDVGGSITYDFIRACDMASEKSFLNRLARSKNPDYDNIDIQKKINLKINLLNNLIVRDQKELDLYKENVEKFSSDAYNVDRQIDIKFKAQQRKVAVKRALMEELVNNLNAQK; this is translated from the coding sequence GTGGAGCCTAATAATCCCTATGGTTTTATCAAAGATGGTAAAATCTATCGTAATGCTTTTCTTGAATACCCCGAACGCGAAATCGGTGAGGTCAGAGAAAGTGAAGAGTCGACCATTAAGTATTTTGAGGACCGCTTTGCCATGGCGGAAAACAAAGTAAACACGCTGGCTAAATCAGTAGAGGAATCTGATAACAAAGGGTCATATCTGATGAAGTTGGTGCATATGCGTGTGCAGTTGGCCAACTTTGATGCCTTGGGTGATTATATGGTTCTGTACAAAAAGCTGGATGAGCTTGAAGAAATGCTCAGAGAGATCATCTTTAACAACAGAATCAAGAATCTGGAGATCAAGAAAGCATTGATTGCGGAAGCCGAAGTTTTTGAAAACAGTACAGACTGGCAGGAAGCTGCTGATCAGCTGAAAGAAATCAAAAATAAGTGGATTCGTACCGGAGCAGTTGACAAAGAACATGAAGAAGAAATAGAAGGACGCTTTACGCAAGTATTAGACACCTTCTTTCAGCGCAGAAATCAATTCTTCGAAGATCGTAAAAAACTATTTGGCGTACGTATCCAAAAATACTACGACATCATTTATGAGCTGAGAGGGTTACAACGTAGTGATGACCGTCAAGCAGCCATCAGTAGAGTAAAAGAACTGCAGAACACCTGGCGTGACATAGGAAAAATACCTCCTAAGCTCTATGGTAAGCTGTTCAAAGACTTCAAATATCTTACCGGCAAATTCTTCAAGCCTCAAAACCGATTCTCTTCAGGTGGCAGTAGTGGGGGGTACCGTTCTTCACAAGGAAGTGGAGGATACCGTTCATCTTCTCCCTCTCAAAGTGGAAGCTCCCGCCCTTATGGAAGTTCCCGGCCTTCCGGAAGTAGCTATCCCCCTCGCAGAAGACCTGACGAAAATCCCTATGCCTCAGAATATAATGTGAGTGAAATGCTGGAACGTAAAAAAGAATTACTTTCTCAGGCGAATCAACTCTCTGATAAGGAAGGTGAGGACGTAGTAGAAGATGTAAAAAGACTTAGGTTTTTATGGAAAAGAACTGGCAAACTTCCTCGTGACGTAGGAGGCAGTATCACCTATGACTTTATTAGAGCATGTGATATGGCTAGCGAGAAAAGCTTTCTTAATCGTCTTGCCCGTTCAAAAAATCCGGATTATGATAATATTGATATTCAGAAAAAAATTAACTTAAAAATTAATCTTTTAAATAACCTCATCGTAAGAGACCAAAAAGAGCTTGATTTATACAAAGAAAATGTTGAAAAGTTTTCTTCAGATGCTTACAATGTAGATCGTCAGATCGATATTAAGTTTAAAGCTCAGCAAAGAAAAGTCGCAGTAAAAAGGGCTTTGATGGAAGAGTTGGTAAACAACTTAAATGCTCAGAAATAA
- a CDS encoding DUF2795 domain-containing protein, with amino-acid sequence MYWTLELASYLEDAPWPATKDELIDFSIRSGAPLEVVENLQELEDDGQPYENIEEIWPDYPTKEDFFFNEDEY; translated from the coding sequence ATGTACTGGACATTAGAATTAGCTTCTTACCTTGAGGATGCTCCCTGGCCTGCCACCAAAGATGAGCTTATAGACTTCTCCATCCGATCAGGAGCTCCTCTGGAGGTAGTAGAAAACTTACAGGAATTAGAAGATGATGGGCAACCGTATGAAAATATTGAAGAAATCTGGCCTGACTACCCAACAAAAGAAGATTTCTTTTTCAACGAAGATGAATACTAG
- a CDS encoding 2-C-methyl-D-erythritol 4-phosphate cytidylyltransferase yields the protein MQKFAVIVAGGSGVRMGMSTPKQFLLLHDKPILMRTIEAFISYDQQIQIILVLPSKEKTRWQQLCENFHFSITHQVVKGGENRSASVRNGLSAIDAEEGLVAIHDGVRPLVSPQIIATAYQVAEEKGNAVASVPLKDSIRWSKDTDNRAVDRSEYCLIQTPQTFKLLLIKEAYRMLRDKNMTDDASVLEARGVKINLIEGDYRNIKITTREDLRVAEALWEPLPL from the coding sequence GTGCAAAAATTTGCTGTAATCGTAGCAGGAGGAAGTGGTGTCAGAATGGGTATGTCAACGCCCAAGCAGTTTTTACTGCTGCATGACAAGCCTATTCTGATGCGTACCATAGAGGCTTTTATAAGCTACGACCAACAAATTCAAATCATCCTGGTACTACCTTCAAAAGAAAAAACAAGATGGCAGCAACTGTGCGAAAATTTCCATTTTTCTATCACCCATCAGGTGGTGAAAGGTGGGGAAAATCGCAGTGCTTCTGTCAGAAATGGGTTGTCTGCCATTGACGCTGAGGAAGGCTTGGTAGCCATTCATGATGGGGTAAGGCCACTGGTCTCCCCCCAAATTATCGCGACTGCTTATCAGGTTGCTGAGGAAAAAGGGAACGCTGTGGCGTCGGTACCTCTCAAAGATTCTATTCGGTGGAGCAAAGATACAGACAACAGAGCTGTAGATAGGAGTGAATATTGCCTGATCCAGACCCCTCAGACATTCAAATTGTTATTGATCAAAGAAGCATACCGTATGCTGCGTGATAAGAATATGACCGATGATGCCAGCGTACTGGAAGCAAGAGGAGTGAAAATAAATTTAATAGAAGGAGATTATCGTAATATCAAAATTACTACCCGGGAAGACTTAAGAGTGGCAGAAGCTTTGTGGGAACCTCTGCCTTTGTAA